From Candidatus Poribacteria bacterium, the proteins below share one genomic window:
- a CDS encoding phenylacetate--CoA ligase, producing the protein MWNPEAESMPRSKREEIQFERLKRTVRRCYEKIPFYRKKFDEIGLKPEDIKSLDDLEKLPFTTKDDLRENYPFGLFAVPMDQVVRIHASSGTTGKPTVVGYTRNDIEVWAEVMARTLGCGEVTERDIIQNAYGYGLFTGGLGIHYGAEKLGATVIPISGGNTKRQIMIMRDFGSTVLTCTPSYALYIAEVAEEMGIDLKELNLRVGFFGAEPWSENMRKQIEKRLGLHALDIYGLSEVIGPGVANECMYKNGLHIFDDHFIPEIINPETGERLPYGEEGELVLTCITKKAMPLIRYRTRDITKLIPEPCPCGRTHIRMARVTGRSDDMLIIRGVNVFPSQIESVLMEIEETEPHYQIIVDRVNQLDVLEVQVEVNERLFSDEVRKLELVKKKIQNELESTLGLSIQVTLVEPKTIQRSEGKAVRVIDRRKI; encoded by the coding sequence ATGTGGAACCCCGAAGCTGAGTCTATGCCTAGGAGCAAACGGGAGGAGATCCAATTCGAAAGGCTAAAACGGACCGTCAGGAGATGTTACGAGAAGATCCCCTTTTACAGAAAAAAGTTCGACGAAATTGGGCTGAAACCGGAGGATATCAAATCGCTCGATGATCTCGAAAAGCTCCCTTTCACCACCAAGGATGACCTTCGGGAGAACTATCCGTTCGGCCTCTTTGCGGTGCCGATGGATCAGGTGGTTAGAATCCATGCATCTTCCGGCACCACCGGCAAGCCCACAGTCGTGGGATACACCCGCAACGATATCGAAGTTTGGGCGGAGGTGATGGCCAGAACGCTGGGATGTGGAGAGGTGACGGAGAGGGATATCATCCAGAACGCATATGGATATGGGCTTTTCACAGGGGGGCTTGGAATTCATTATGGAGCTGAGAAGCTCGGCGCAACCGTCATACCGATCTCAGGGGGGAATACCAAGAGACAGATAATGATAATGCGGGACTTCGGCTCGACGGTGCTGACGTGTACGCCCTCTTATGCCCTGTATATCGCCGAGGTGGCTGAGGAGATGGGGATAGATCTGAAGGAGCTGAATCTGAGGGTCGGTTTCTTCGGAGCGGAACCTTGGTCTGAGAACATGAGGAAGCAGATCGAGAAGAGACTCGGCCTTCATGCCCTCGACATCTACGGTTTAAGCGAGGTGATCGGCCCCGGAGTGGCAAATGAATGCATGTACAAAAACGGTCTACATATATTCGATGACCATTTCATACCCGAGATCATAAACCCCGAAACCGGTGAGAGGTTGCCCTACGGCGAGGAGGGGGAACTCGTCCTTACGTGCATCACCAAGAAGGCGATGCCGCTTATAAGATACAGAACCAGAGATATAACGAAGCTGATACCCGAGCCTTGTCCCTGCGGCAGAACTCATATCCGAATGGCGCGCGTGACGGGAAGATCGGATGATATGCTCATCATCCGCGGAGTCAACGTCTTCCCATCTCAGATCGAGTCCGTCCTGATGGAAATCGAAGAGACCGAGCCACACTATCAGATCATAGTCGACAGAGTCAATCAACTCGATGTGTTGGAGGTCCAAGTTGAGGTGAACGAAAGACTCTTCTCGGATGAGGTGAGAAAACTCGAGCTGGTGAAAAAGAAAATACAGAACGAGCTGGAGAGCACGCTGGGACTAAGCATCCAGGTGACCCTCGTCGAACCCAAAACGATCCAGCGTAGTGAGGGGAAGGCCGTAAGGGTGATCGATAGGAGAAAGATCTGA
- the ychF gene encoding redox-regulated ATPase YchF produces MQIGIIGLPYVGKTTLFNALTGAEAETGLYSAKRTANIAAVKVPDERLYLLGEKVFRSRKITPVTIEYLDFVGIREGSVRSGELDRSLLASLRNVDGIVHVVRTFEDESVPHVEGSIDPRRDIEIVDLELTFADLQVIENRLSSLARELRVKKDPELEYERDLLERCQRSLELGRALRELELSSEEERAIRGFQFLTRKPMLILLNVGEDQMEEAEELLDSIRRFSERPGRAAIALCAELEMEISQLGEDAEEFLKEMGLEGSALQRMVRASYELMDLVTFFTGGDKETRAWTAPKGTTAHRAAGMIHSDMERGFIRAEVINWRELLECGSFTKAREEGKLRIEGKEYIVQDGDVLHIRFNV; encoded by the coding sequence ATGCAGATCGGAATTATCGGATTGCCGTATGTCGGCAAGACCACCCTGTTTAACGCCCTAACGGGGGCTGAGGCCGAGACGGGGCTTTACTCCGCCAAGAGAACGGCGAACATTGCTGCCGTTAAAGTCCCTGATGAAAGGCTCTATCTCCTCGGCGAGAAGGTCTTCCGTTCCAGGAAGATCACACCCGTCACAATAGAATACCTGGATTTCGTCGGGATAAGAGAGGGATCGGTCAGAAGCGGCGAACTTGATAGATCTTTGCTGGCTTCTCTGAGGAACGTCGACGGGATCGTCCACGTGGTCAGGACGTTTGAGGATGAATCCGTGCCGCACGTCGAGGGATCGATCGATCCAAGGAGGGATATCGAGATCGTAGATCTGGAGCTTACCTTTGCTGACCTGCAAGTGATAGAGAATAGGCTCTCATCACTTGCCAGGGAACTTCGGGTGAAAAAGGATCCTGAGCTTGAGTATGAGCGAGATCTGCTGGAGAGATGTCAACGATCGCTTGAGTTGGGCAGGGCGTTGAGAGAACTGGAGCTATCGTCGGAGGAGGAGAGAGCAATCAGAGGCTTTCAATTCCTGACGAGAAAACCGATGCTTATCCTGCTGAACGTCGGCGAGGATCAGATGGAGGAAGCGGAGGAACTGCTCGACTCGATACGCCGGTTTTCCGAGCGGCCGGGCAGAGCCGCCATCGCCCTGTGTGCTGAGCTGGAGATGGAGATCTCACAATTAGGAGAGGACGCCGAGGAGTTCCTCAAGGAAATGGGCCTCGAAGGATCAGCTCTTCAGAGGATGGTCAGAGCCTCATATGAACTGATGGATCTGGTAACCTTTTTCACCGGAGGTGATAAGGAGACACGGGCTTGGACCGCCCCAAAGGGCACTACAGCTCATCGTGCCGCCGGAATGATCCACTCCGACATGGAGAGGGGATTTATCAGGGCGGAGGTGATAAACTGGAGGGAACTGCTAGAGTGCGGTTCGTTCACCAAAGCGCGGGAGGAGGGCAAACTCAGGATCGAAGGTAAGGAGTACATCGTCCAGGACGGGGATGTCCTACATATAAGGTTTAACGTCTAG